The sequence TTGGCAAAGGTTTTGCCACACCACGAAATATTACCATTAGATCAAGTGCTTCCTGACGGTATTACGGATGATGAGTATATGCATGCACAATTACAAATGATGGAAAGCTCGCAGGAGGCCTCTACTGTTGTGGCTTATGAAGCTGCAAATGGGAAAATTAAAATTAAATATAGTGGAGTATACGTAGCGCTTGTTATGAAAGATATGCCTGCGGATGGAATACTAAAAATGGGAGATCGAATCATTGGCATTGATGGAAGAAAAATAAAAGAAGCAGATGATTTACTTGATTATGTGGCTACAAAACAGGCAAATGATACGATAGAAGTAGAATTTGTAAGAAATGATAAGAAGATGACAAAGATGATAACGTTAGAAAAATTAGCAGATCTTGGAGGTAAACCTGGAATTGGGATACAACTCGTAACAGATCGCGACGTTTCAGTGGAACCAAAAGTGAAGTTTTCTAGTGGACAAATTGGTGGACCAAGTGCCGGTTTAATGTTTTCTTTAGAAATCTATGATCAATTAACGAAAGAAGATATTACGAAAGGTTATGAAATTGCTGGTACTGGTGAAATTGATTATGATGGAAATGTTTATCGGATTGGTGGAATTGATAAAAAGGTAGTTGCAGCAGATAAAGAAGGTGTAGATATTTTCTTTGCGCCTAATGAGAAGGGAAAAGCGAACTCTAATTATCAAGTTGCTCTAAAAAAAGCTAAAGAAATTAACACGGACATGAAAATTGTTCCAGTCGATACGTTTCATGATGCAATTACTTATTTAAAAAAGTTAGATGAAAGTAAAGGTGCTGGGACATAAGCAAATACGAAATAGCACAAACCGAACAATTCATTTATAATTGTTCGGTTTGTTTGTGTTTAGAAAAACTTGGCTTGTCGCCAAGTCTTTAGCGAAAGCCATCGTTTTTCTTATACGATAAAGTGAAACTTCATTCAGTAGGAGTTTTCTTCCATCTCCTATTGAATGTTAGTACCGCAAGGGTATGACCTAAAGGCCCTTAAACGAATCGGGCATTTAGGTGCCGTTTTCTCCCGCTTAGACCTTTAGTATCAACTCAAGATTTTGAAGTGGGAGGTCTTACGGCACCTTACATACGGGATAAAGCCTAAAATTTTATACTTTCCTATAGTACAAGGACGATTTGTTGTTCGTTTTTTAATCAGCAGTTTTTGTTTTGTCCCAGCCTCTTTACAAAGTTTAAATAACACTTTAAAAATAGTTTGTTTAACTCATGATGCTTATTGTTAAAGAACGTTGTTAAGCAAAGACAAACACGATTAGCTGATAGACTGGCAAGATATACAGTAAACTTAATCGCTTTTGACAGTTCGGGGAAATGGTATCGTTACTGAGAGGGTCAGCTGTATTTGTTCTCCTTGTCATTATAGTATATCGTACATGAAGGAGCTTTTCTAAAATATGCGAATCGGCGGCTGTAGTTCCTGTTTTTGCAGCGGTAATCTTCGTTCTGGTGGGACTACACTGAAATAGGCGTTACTTGCACGCTCTTCCATTTCCAATAATGGATGCATTTCGCGTGTCATACTAGTAATTATTGGGGTAGCTAGCGTTTTCTTATGTTGATGCAAATAAGTTTGTCCGGTTTTACTAAAACCTAGGATTCGTACATAGGGGAGTTCATTCGGGCCGCATACACTCCTAATTTCCTGTTTAGTAGTATTCGTTAAAATATGGACAAACATTCGTTGGAGTCGAGTCCAGGTGTATCGTTTGGTTTTTAATTGGTTCATCCACTCATTAAAAGAACGTACTTGTTTAACCGTTTTCTTTAATCGATACTCTAAGCCTTCATCTACTCCTTGAATCTTAGAAAGCTCGTTACTAGACATGGTAACTATGCGGTAATGCAACAGCGGAAAATAGTGCTCCCATGTGTGCCAAAGTGAAGCAGTCTGTTTATAAGCTTCCAATTGTAGACAAGTTGTTTCTGGTATAGCGTTACGAACAGGTTGAGTTATGTTTCCGGACTCGATGATAGAGTTGCGGATACTAGTAGCACTTGCAATGGTACCCGTTATTATTTTATCATGATATCCACTTTGACTACGTTCAATCGTTAGAGGTGTTATGGATAGTTGAAGATCATAAATCATTTTCACATAACTGAAACCAAGAATATTGTTTGGTTTTGATAAATCAATCTTTGCCAGATCAAGATCGATATGTTGATAAGCAGCCCTGCTTGCTTCAGGAAATGCTAACCCTTTCTTTATATGCATTTTTAGCGCTTGTTCATATTCATTTTGCTTAGCGGTTAGTTGCTTGTAACTGTGAATGAAATCGGATATTTCTCCTGATTCACTACCAAAGCAAAGGCTAGTTGTTCCCAGAGCATCAAGAGCTAAAACAGCACCTTTAGCAAAAAGTTCACTGCTTTGGACAGCGAAAGCATATGGAAGTTCAATAACTAAATCAACACCGTGCTTCAAGGCTGCTTTTGTGCGATGGAATCTATCAATAATTGCTGGCTCTCCCCGTTGAAGAAAAGATCCGCTCATTACAGCAATGATGCAGTCTGCCTGAGTGAGTTTTTTTGCCTGTTGAATGTGATAAACATGTCCATTATGAAAAGGATTATATTCAACAATTAGACCACAAGCTTGCAATTTTCACCAACTCCTTATAAAGTAAACCTTTATTCATTAATGCGGTTGTCCTTATCTTTACCAGATAGAAGTCGAACAAAAGCTAAAATCTCGGTCGTCCTTGAAGAACCGCGAAGTATTGCTGTCGTAGCAACTCGGTCCTTGAAAAAGAAAGTCACTTTTTCTGCGTGTGAAGTATTGCTGCCGAAGTTTTCCTTGTCCTGTCAACCTGAACGAATTGAGCATGTAGGCGCCGATAACTCTTGATGCGGAAGTCTTACAGTACGTTAGATACGGATAAATATGTGTCTTATTGTAGCAGAAATAATGAATATTAGCATTAGAAAAATTCTACTGGGGAAAATAATAAAGTGAAACTTCATTCAGTAGGAGTTTTCCTTCATCTCCTACTGAATGTTAGTACCACAAGGGTATGACCTAAAGGCCCTTTGAACGAATCGGGCATTTAGGTGCCGTTTTCTCCCACTTAGCCCCTTTTGTACCAACTCTAGCTCTTGAAGTGGGAGTCTTACGGCACTTTACATGCGGGATAAAGTGAAACTTTATTTCTTGGAATGCTTTTTCCAAGAAATGTTAGCTGAACGAATCGGGCATTTAGGTGGCCGTTTTCTCTCACTTAGATCCTTCTGTATCAACTCAAGATTTTGAAGTGGGAGCTTACGGCACCTTACATGCGGGATAAAGTGAAACTTTATTTCTTGGAATGCTTTTTCCAAGAAATGTTAGCTGAACGAATCGGGCATTTAGGTGCCGTTCTCTCTCACTTAGATCCTTC is a genomic window of Virgibacillus proomii containing:
- a CDS encoding nucleotidyltransferase: MQACGLIVEYNPFHNGHVYHIQQAKKLTQADCIIAVMSGSFLQRGEPAIIDRFHRTKAALKHGVDLVIELPYAFAVQSSELFAKGAVLALDALGTTSLCFGSESGEISDFIHSYKQLTAKQNEYEQALKMHIKKGLAFPEASRAAYQHIDLDLAKIDLSKPNNILGFSYVKMIYDLQLSITPLTIERSQSGYHDKIITGTIASATSIRNSIIESGNITQPVRNAIPETTCLQLEAYKQTASLWHTWEHYFPLLHYRIVTMSSNELSKIQGVDEGLEYRLKKTVKQVRSFNEWMNQLKTKRYTWTRLQRMFVHILTNTTKQEIRSVCGPNELPYVRILGFSKTGQTYLHQHKKTLATPIITSMTREMHPLLEMEERASNAYFSVVPPERRLPLQKQELQPPIRIF
- a CDS encoding SepM family pheromone-processing serine protease, yielding MKKKHVLSLLLIFVAVYFLAFFKLPYYIYKPGSADPLNPIVKVEHGFSSKGDMHLVTVSGAQATPMQFLLAKVLPHHEILPLDQVLPDGITDDEYMHAQLQMMESSQEASTVVAYEAANGKIKIKYSGVYVALVMKDMPADGILKMGDRIIGIDGRKIKEADDLLDYVATKQANDTIEVEFVRNDKKMTKMITLEKLADLGGKPGIGIQLVTDRDVSVEPKVKFSSGQIGGPSAGLMFSLEIYDQLTKEDITKGYEIAGTGEIDYDGNVYRIGGIDKKVVAADKEGVDIFFAPNEKGKANSNYQVALKKAKEINTDMKIVPVDTFHDAITYLKKLDESKGAGT